From a single Wolbachia endosymbiont of Oedothorax gibbosus genomic region:
- a CDS encoding Mur ligase domain-containing protein: MRILNYTIINLVISKRLLLNMNKAQIHIIGIGGIGMSAIAEILHNSNYKVQGSDAQSNNNIDRLRELGIEVYIGHNANNISKAEIVVHSSAIESDNVELVAARNNNKTILHRSDMLAELLRDKYVIAVSGSSGKTTTTAMIASIFDHSNIDATVIVGGILNSYQSNSRLGRGDIFLIEADESDGTMLKIPANIAVITSINDDHMDHYGTFDDIKNAFSQFINKSDCAILPDSIDINDDASNSITFGFEDTDKPFSVTQIGIQKKKSVLHAAKMSNVRASNIKQHNNSIEFDVLIDIVERQDL; the protein is encoded by the coding sequence ATGAGGATTTTAAATTATACTATAATAAATTTAGTAATAAGTAAACGTTTACTGCTCAATATGAACAAAGCTCAAATACATATAATTGGTATAGGTGGAATTGGAATGAGTGCCATTGCTGAAATTCTTCACAATTCCAATTACAAAGTTCAAGGTAGTGATGCACAATCAAACAACAATATAGATAGATTACGAGAGCTGGGTATAGAAGTTTACATTGGTCACAATGCTAATAATATAAGCAAAGCTGAAATAGTCGTACATTCTTCTGCAATAGAATCTGATAATGTGGAGTTAGTTGCAGCAAGAAATAACAATAAAACCATTTTGCATAGATCAGACATGCTTGCTGAACTTTTAAGAGATAAATATGTAATAGCAGTTTCAGGTTCGAGCGGTAAGACAACGACAACGGCAATGATTGCTTCCATTTTTGATCATTCTAATATTGATGCAACTGTAATTGTGGGAGGAATACTGAATTCATATCAAAGTAATTCAAGACTTGGAAGGGGTGACATTTTTTTAATCGAAGCTGATGAGTCTGATGGAACCATGCTAAAAATTCCTGCAAATATTGCTGTTATAACGAGTATTAACGACGATCATATGGATCATTACGGTACATTTGACGATATCAAAAATGCATTCTCTCAATTTATAAATAAGTCAGACTGTGCGATTCTACCTGATTCTATAGACATTAATGATGATGCAAGTAACTCTATAACGTTTGGGTTTGAAGATACTGATAAACCTTTTTCTGTCACCCAAATTGGGATCCAGAAAAAAAAATCAGTGTTACACGCTGCTAAAATGAGTAATGTCAGAGCAAGTAACATTAAGCAACACAATAACAGTATAGAATTTGATGTGTTGATTGATATAGTCGAAAGACAAGATTTATAA
- a CDS encoding YggT family protein — MHPIIYLLNTLLDLYSFILICWVVLNWLVKLNMVNIYNEIVSSIMHILNQLTYPPLKIIRRYIPPFNGLDLSIMILLITIHFVKYTVAYYFR, encoded by the coding sequence ATGCATCCAATCATATATCTACTCAACACGTTACTTGATCTTTATAGCTTCATTCTAATATGTTGGGTTGTCTTAAACTGGCTGGTTAAGCTTAATATGGTGAACATATATAATGAAATTGTCAGTAGCATAATGCACATCTTGAACCAATTGACATATCCACCACTAAAGATTATTAGAAGATATATACCACCGTTCAATGGATTAGATTTATCTATAATGATATTGCTAATAACAATTCACTTTGTAAAATATACAGTAGCTTACTATTTTAGGTAG
- a CDS encoding FtsK/SpoIIIE family DNA translocase, which yields MLKKYLKSAIYLSLLIYVYISVFSYNYKDPSLNTATNKEVTNLGGIVGSYLADILVQFLGLTSVTIATTIVYLLISKRSLKILYLILINLGICAILPQLSLGITARYRHSGIIGNTLINNCPFYIFVIVTSIGLVGLVGWKKITYFLFFLCKKIVCLFVNVPFFRSHKTTEYSIAPLVVEEKHRTKITTKQQPKERQKKATKEIFSEFEFPSIHLLSKAEESLQRKQLNEMESNKNLSLLEQVLSDFGVQGKIISVCYGPVVTLYKLEPQAGTKSARVIGLADDIARSMSALSARISIIRGQNAMGIELPSKEREIVMLRDLLESPEYQNANLNLPIALGKEISGKPVIADLTKMPHLLVAGTTGSGKSVAINTMILSLVYRLNPDECKMIMIDPKMLELSIYDAIPHLITPVVTEPKKAVVALKWIVKEMENRYRMMSYLNVRNVINYNQKITEAMNSGIELERVVQIGFNSTTGKPLFEKMPIKMETFPYIVVIVDEMADLMLVAGKEIECSIQRLAQMARAAGIHIIMATQRPSVDVITGVIKANFPTRISFAVTSKIDSRTILGEQGAEQLLGMGDMLYMASGGKIIRVHGPFVSDDEVQDIVDHLKMQGEPNYMEEITKEDENSSVESEGEAEDEENDLYNQAVAIIQRDQKVSTSYIQRQLRIGYNRAANIVERMEKEGIVSAPSYSGKREILVE from the coding sequence ATGTTAAAAAAATATCTAAAATCAGCAATATATCTATCCCTTTTAATATATGTATATATATCAGTTTTTAGCTACAACTATAAAGATCCTTCCTTAAACACGGCTACAAATAAGGAAGTGACAAATTTAGGTGGAATAGTAGGTTCATATTTAGCTGATATATTGGTTCAATTTCTTGGATTAACTAGTGTTACAATAGCTACAACCATAGTTTACTTGTTGATATCAAAAAGGTCGCTGAAAATTCTCTATTTAATATTAATCAATTTAGGGATATGTGCTATACTACCACAACTTTCGCTAGGCATCACTGCAAGGTACAGACACAGTGGAATAATAGGGAATACACTAATTAATAACTGTCCGTTTTATATATTTGTGATAGTAACATCAATAGGTCTTGTAGGATTGGTTGGTTGGAAGAAAATAACTTACTTTCTATTCTTCTTATGTAAAAAAATAGTTTGCTTATTTGTAAATGTTCCATTCTTCAGATCACATAAAACTACTGAGTATTCAATTGCACCATTAGTAGTAGAAGAAAAACATAGAACTAAAATCACTACTAAACAACAACCAAAAGAAAGACAGAAAAAAGCTACCAAAGAAATTTTCAGTGAGTTCGAGTTTCCAAGCATTCATTTACTTTCTAAAGCAGAGGAGTCTTTGCAGAGAAAGCAGCTGAATGAAATGGAGAGCAATAAAAATTTATCTCTGCTGGAACAAGTCCTGAGTGATTTTGGCGTGCAAGGAAAAATTATCAGTGTATGCTATGGGCCGGTTGTGACTTTATACAAACTTGAACCACAAGCTGGTACAAAATCTGCAAGAGTAATTGGCCTTGCAGATGACATTGCACGTTCGATGAGTGCACTCTCTGCACGTATTTCAATAATTCGTGGGCAAAATGCTATGGGAATAGAGTTGCCGAGCAAGGAACGGGAAATTGTAATGCTGCGTGATTTGCTTGAATCACCAGAATACCAAAATGCGAACTTAAATCTTCCAATTGCACTTGGCAAAGAAATAAGTGGAAAACCAGTGATTGCAGATCTAACTAAAATGCCCCACTTGCTCGTTGCTGGAACCACAGGGTCTGGTAAATCAGTTGCAATTAACACTATGATTCTTTCACTCGTTTATCGATTAAATCCTGATGAATGCAAGATGATAATGATCGACCCAAAAATGCTTGAGCTTTCAATATATGATGCAATACCACATCTAATAACGCCAGTGGTAACAGAGCCAAAAAAGGCTGTAGTCGCTCTTAAGTGGATAGTAAAAGAGATGGAAAATCGCTATCGCATGATGTCGTATTTGAATGTGCGCAACGTAATAAACTATAACCAAAAAATCACAGAAGCGATGAATAGTGGGATAGAATTAGAACGTGTTGTACAGATTGGCTTTAACTCAACAACAGGCAAACCTCTGTTTGAAAAAATGCCAATCAAAATGGAAACATTTCCGTATATTGTAGTGATCGTGGATGAAATGGCAGATTTGATGCTTGTTGCCGGCAAAGAAATAGAGTGCTCCATTCAGCGTTTGGCGCAAATGGCCAGAGCTGCAGGAATACATATCATAATGGCAACACAACGCCCATCTGTGGATGTGATAACAGGTGTGATAAAAGCAAACTTTCCAACAAGAATCAGTTTTGCTGTTACTTCTAAGATAGATAGCCGCACAATACTTGGCGAACAAGGGGCTGAACAATTACTCGGTATGGGTGATATGCTTTACATGGCTTCTGGTGGTAAGATTATTCGAGTTCACGGTCCATTTGTGAGTGATGATGAGGTGCAAGATATAGTTGATCATTTGAAAATGCAAGGTGAGCCAAATTACATGGAGGAAATTACCAAAGAAGATGAAAATTCTTCTGTGGAATCAGAAGGTGAAGCAGAGGATGAAGAAAATGACCTCTACAATCAAGCAGTGGCCATTATTCAAAGGGATCAAAAAGTTTCAACCAGTTACATTCAAAGGCAGCTTAGAATAGGCTATAACAGAGCTGCAAATATTGTTGAAAGAATGGAAAAGGAAGGTATTGTCAGCGCACCAAGTTACTCAGGGAAGAGAGAGATATTGGTTGAATAA
- a CDS encoding IS256 family transposase: MNQRIANKTTGLVDYKELETNILSSIREGRPLTGRDGVLTPLIKKLLEASLEGEIENHLLAESEENNRRNGRNGKTLRTSAGSFELLTPRDREGSFEPQIVKKRQTNLHPELETKILSTFASGMSYRDIASHVEEIYDHKISAAEISSITDKLLPVINEWRSRPLQSVYPIVFMDGMFFKVKEDGHCVSKCMYNILGVDQNGRKEVLGFYLAESEGANFWLGVLNDLKERGVEDILIACVDGLKSFPAAINSVFPKAEVQLCIVHQIRNSLKYVSSKDVKVFMNDLKKIYRASSKEIAENYLLELEEKWGEKYPLVIKSWQNNWENLSGYFKYSGPVRKLIYTTNPIEGLHRQIRKFTKTKGSFTSTNALYKQVYCAIKKAEQNWIMAIPNWALTISQLDIFFPGRLKIELN, from the coding sequence ATGAATCAAAGAATAGCAAATAAAACTACTGGATTGGTAGATTATAAAGAATTAGAAACAAATATCCTGTCGTCTATACGAGAAGGAAGGCCGCTGACGGGAAGGGACGGAGTATTAACACCATTGATAAAAAAGCTGCTGGAGGCAAGTTTGGAAGGTGAAATAGAAAATCACTTGTTGGCTGAAAGCGAAGAAAATAATCGAAGAAATGGGAGAAATGGAAAGACTTTAAGGACAAGTGCCGGTTCATTTGAACTTTTGACGCCAAGGGATAGAGAAGGAAGTTTTGAGCCGCAAATAGTCAAAAAAAGGCAAACAAACTTACATCCAGAGCTTGAAACGAAGATCTTGAGCACATTTGCCAGTGGTATGAGTTATAGAGATATAGCGTCACACGTTGAGGAAATTTATGATCACAAAATATCGGCGGCAGAGATATCAAGTATTACCGACAAATTGCTACCGGTAATCAACGAATGGCGTAGTCGCCCATTGCAGTCTGTGTACCCAATAGTGTTCATGGATGGCATGTTTTTCAAAGTTAAGGAGGACGGGCATTGCGTAAGTAAATGCATGTATAATATATTAGGCGTAGATCAAAATGGCAGAAAAGAGGTACTAGGCTTTTATTTAGCCGAAAGTGAGGGAGCCAACTTCTGGTTAGGGGTATTAAATGACCTAAAAGAGAGAGGAGTAGAGGATATTCTGATTGCCTGCGTCGATGGTCTAAAAAGTTTTCCTGCAGCAATAAATAGTGTGTTTCCTAAAGCAGAAGTACAGCTATGTATAGTGCATCAGATAAGGAATTCATTGAAATATGTATCCAGCAAAGATGTGAAAGTTTTCATGAACGATTTGAAGAAAATATATCGTGCTTCAAGTAAAGAAATCGCTGAGAATTATTTGCTTGAGCTGGAAGAAAAATGGGGTGAAAAATATCCTTTGGTTATAAAATCGTGGCAAAATAATTGGGAAAATTTATCTGGTTATTTTAAGTATTCTGGGCCAGTTAGAAAGCTGATTTATACCACCAATCCTATTGAGGGGTTGCATAGACAGATTAGAAAATTCACTAAAACTAAGGGCTCATTTACTAGTACAAATGCCTTGTACAAACAGGTATATTGTGCTATAAAAAAGGCAGAGCAAAATTGGATTATGGCTATACCTAATTGGGCTTTAACTATATCTCAACTTGATATTTTCTTTCCTGGTAGATTGAAAATTGAGTTGAATTAA
- a CDS encoding IS982 family transposase, producing the protein MKKDITELYCCVEDFCRAVDDNFANRFLSNGKKPTRVPEIAHSEILTIILLYHKSPCKNFKAFYLCYLQLFYRSEFSKLPSYHRFIALKPRVLWYLALLLQWFCEQAKMTGISYIDSTSIAVCHRKRISRNKVFKGLAELGKNTYGWFFGFKLHVVINEIGEIQGVTLTRGNVDDRKPVPTLTKKLTGLLFGDKGYIKKELFEKLFDRGLKLVTKVKKGMKNALISLKEKILLGKRSIVETVFGCLKNKFELEHTRHRSTVNFLVHIFSTLISYSMQSKKPCISQLYFVG; encoded by the coding sequence ATGAAGAAAGATATTACAGAACTGTACTGTTGCGTCGAGGATTTTTGTCGTGCGGTAGATGATAATTTTGCAAATAGGTTCTTATCAAACGGCAAAAAACCAACCAGAGTACCAGAAATAGCGCACTCAGAAATTCTAACCATAATCCTATTATACCATAAATCACCATGTAAAAACTTCAAGGCTTTTTATCTTTGTTATCTTCAGTTATTCTATAGATCAGAGTTTTCAAAGCTGCCTTCATATCACAGATTTATTGCCTTAAAGCCGCGAGTTTTGTGGTATTTAGCATTACTTTTGCAATGGTTTTGTGAACAAGCAAAAATGACCGGGATTTCCTACATAGATTCTACTTCAATAGCAGTATGCCATCGAAAAAGAATCTCAAGAAATAAGGTTTTCAAAGGATTAGCAGAGTTAGGAAAGAATACTTACGGCTGGTTTTTTGGTTTTAAATTACATGTAGTAATCAATGAAATAGGTGAAATTCAAGGTGTTACGCTAACCAGAGGTAACGTCGATGACAGAAAACCTGTACCAACTCTAACCAAAAAACTAACTGGACTTTTGTTTGGAGATAAGGGCTATATAAAGAAAGAGCTCTTTGAGAAACTATTCGATAGAGGTCTAAAACTCGTCACTAAAGTGAAAAAAGGTATGAAAAATGCACTGATTTCGCTGAAAGAGAAGATTTTACTAGGGAAAAGATCGATTGTTGAAACGGTTTTTGGCTGCCTAAAAAACAAATTTGAACTTGAGCACACTCGGCATAGATCCACAGTAAATTTCTTGGTACATATTTTTTCTACCCTCATTTCTTATTCAATGCAATCGAAAAAGCCCTGTATTTCTCAGCTTTACTTCGTTGGTTAA
- a CDS encoding type II toxin-antitoxin system RelE family toxin: MKFGKPLRGRLKGYRRIRVSDYRVIYTVNIAKHKVFVATAGHRKDVYNKMPLDLLL, translated from the coding sequence ATTAAATTTGGTAAACCATTACGTGGCAGACTAAAAGGATATAGAAGAATAAGAGTTAGTGATTACCGAGTTATTTATACTGTAAATATTGCAAAACATAAGGTGTTTGTTGCCACAGCAGGACACAGAAAAGACGTCTATAATAAAATGCCTTTAGACTTACTGCTATAA
- a CDS encoding ClpXP protease specificity-enhancing factor SspB, whose product MEQTDYKKLLNSAKFQVIKKTLDVISGNVFTPHLEILFFTYFNGVTIPGHLKKSYPTQMLVILQHQFYDLKVSEDKFSVSLSFQGKQERITIPFFAISEFRDKISGDVLIFSIDSDKEYKSEKCAEKLSNGSIISIDQLRDE is encoded by the coding sequence ATGGAACAAACAGATTACAAAAAACTGCTTAATTCTGCCAAGTTTCAAGTTATCAAAAAGACTTTAGATGTTATATCAGGCAATGTTTTTACTCCTCACTTAGAAATATTATTTTTCACATATTTTAATGGTGTGACCATACCAGGTCATTTGAAAAAGTCATACCCTACTCAAATGCTTGTTATATTACAGCATCAATTCTATGATTTAAAAGTTTCTGAGGATAAATTTAGCGTCAGTTTGAGTTTTCAAGGAAAACAAGAGCGAATTACTATACCGTTTTTTGCTATTAGTGAGTTTCGTGATAAAATTTCAGGAGATGTTTTAATATTTAGTATCGATTCTGATAAAGAATACAAAAGTGAAAAATGTGCTGAAAAATTATCAAACGGCAGTATTATATCCATAGATCAACTACGTGATGAGTAA
- a CDS encoding IS5 family transposase (programmed frameshift): MQKSYPSDISQEQFEKIRPILESSRKKTKPRKLDLYDVFCAVLYILKSACQWRMLPKDFPRWENVYYYFQMWNKKNGAEPSLLEVVLKKLVGEVRISNGRKEKTSFCIIDAQSVKNTDTAEKKGYDAGKKISGIKRHIAVDTQGLPHAIHITTAEVTDRSSAVEMVEKAEENLSEVKNILVDAGYTGENFATQIKATIGATVEVIKRSELHSFVVLPKRWVVERSFAWLEKCRRLWKNCERKLNTSLQMVVLSFISLLLRRF, encoded by the exons ATGCAAAAAAGCTATCCAAGCGATATAAGTCAAGAACAATTTGAAAAAATCAGACCAATACTGGAGAGTAGCAGAAAGAAAACAAAACCAAGGAAACTTGATTTGTATGATGTATTTTGTGCAGTGCTATATATCCTAAAAAGCGCCTGCCAGTGGAGAATGCTGCCAAAAGATTTTCCAAGGTGGGAGAACGTGTATTACTATTTTCAAATGTGGAATAAAAAGAATGGAGCAGAACCAAGCTTGCTGGAAGTAGTCTTA AAAAAATTAGTTGGAGAGGTTCGTATCAGCAATGGTCGGAAAGAGAAAACCAGTTTCTGTATAATTGATGCACAAAGTGTTAAAAACACAGATACTGCTGAAAAAAAGGGCTATGATGCAGGTAAAAAGATTTCAGGCATAAAGCGTCATATTGCAGTTGATACGCAAGGCTTGCCACATGCAATTCATATAACAACGGCAGAAGTAACTGATCGTAGCAGTGCTGTGGAAATGGTGGAAAAGGCTGAAGAAAACCTCTCTGAAGTTAAAAATATACTGGTTGATGCTGGCTATACAGGAGAAAATTTTGCAACTCAAATAAAAGCTACTATTGGTGCAACTGTTGAGGTAATAAAGCGAAGTGAATTACACTCTTTCGTTGTATTGCCAAAGAGATGGGTTGTTGAGCGTTCTTTTGCTTGGTTGGAAAAATGTAGGCGTTTGTGGAAAAATTGCGAGCGGAAACTCAACACTAGCTTACAGATGGTTGTTCTCTCCTTCATTTCTCTCTTATTACGAAGATTTTAA
- a CDS encoding HlyD family secretion protein: protein MSTNWLHDFFFGSNESTIKALEKLQQMDAEQFQKAFSALEKLQKGQQINADQLQIAFSRLEELQATQKIDAERFESIQKYLDGLQERLADVEEKVETLTEAVGEQEKTLLICTIATAVAAIAVASFVAFCIYQGVKLEREKEKNSLDQDTPNTELNAGVDISEKPNNYKS from the coding sequence ATGTCAACAAATTGGCTTCATGATTTTTTTTTCGGTTCTAATGAATCGACAATAAAAGCACTAGAAAAACTTCAACAGATGGATGCTGAGCAGTTTCAAAAGGCATTCAGTGCATTAGAAAAATTGCAAAAAGGTCAACAGATCAACGCTGATCAACTTCAAATTGCATTTAGCAGGTTAGAGGAATTGCAGGCAACTCAAAAGATCGATGCTGAACGGTTCGAAAGTATACAAAAGTATTTAGACGGTTTGCAGGAAAGACTTGCAGACGTGGAAGAAAAAGTGGAAACACTTACAGAGGCAGTAGGAGAACAAGAAAAAACACTACTAATTTGTACCATAGCCACTGCTGTTGCCGCAATAGCGGTCGCTTCTTTTGTTGCATTCTGTATCTATCAGGGAGTTAAGCTTGAGAGGGAGAAAGAAAAGAACTCGCTTGATCAAGATACACCAAACACAGAACTTAATGCAGGTGTAGATATTTCTGAAAAGCCGAATAACTATAAAAGTTAA
- a CDS encoding TRP75-related protein, whose translation MLRIFSKVLFILIFLVSSFFTVHSAGAKSKLSKKYIPPGNPGGANFHTDEDFAESYKLYEKRRELLKKKKSQDRAINKEDLIKKLKEKKIASLDNEPNDMEACIVDDEESAMINQHGINIARLKGAVFIDQEPVSQYESEQHEQEEKKVTSTREKKVSPINITIKETPSRRTCSHDSIANLDNVDAYSLNGSSSFGSVADTVK comes from the coding sequence ATGCTTAGGATTTTTTCTAAAGTTTTGTTTATATTAATATTTTTGGTTTCTAGCTTTTTTACTGTGCATAGTGCTGGAGCTAAATCTAAGCTCAGTAAGAAATACATACCTCCTGGTAACCCTGGTGGTGCAAACTTTCATACAGATGAGGATTTTGCTGAGTCATATAAACTGTATGAGAAGCGTAGGGAATTGCTCAAGAAAAAAAAGTCACAAGATCGAGCTATAAATAAAGAAGATCTAATCAAAAAATTAAAAGAGAAAAAAATTGCTAGTCTTGATAATGAGCCAAATGACATGGAAGCGTGCATAGTTGACGATGAAGAGAGCGCTATGATAAATCAGCATGGTATTAATATCGCACGTTTAAAGGGTGCTGTATTTATAGATCAAGAGCCAGTTTCCCAGTATGAAAGCGAGCAGCATGAACAAGAAGAGAAGAAAGTTACTTCAACACGAGAAAAGAAAGTTTCTCCTATAAATATCACTATAAAAGAAACTCCTTCAAGAAGAACGTGCTCACATGATTCTATTGCTAATTTGGATAACGTAGATGCTTATAGTTTGAATGGTTCGAGTTCATTTGGCAGCGTAGCTGACACAGTAAAATAG
- a CDS encoding IS982 family transposase: MKKDITELYCCVEDFCRAVDDNFANRFLSNGKKPTRVPEIAHSEILTIILLYHKSPCKNFKAFYLCYLQLFYRSEFSKLPSYHRFIALKPRVLWYLALLLQWFCEQAKMTGISYIDSTSIAVCHRKRISRNKVFKGLAELGKNTYGWFFGFKLHVVINEIGEIQGVTLTRGNVDDRKPVPTLTKKLTGLLFGDKGYIKKELFEKLFDRGLKLVTKVKKGMKNALISLKEKILLGKRSIVETVFGCLKNKFELEHTRHRSTVNFLVHIFSTLISGMFKKVCQTEKKVIN; encoded by the coding sequence ATGAAGAAAGATATTACAGAACTGTACTGTTGCGTCGAGGATTTTTGTCGTGCGGTAGATGATAATTTTGCAAATAGGTTCTTATCAAACGGCAAAAAACCAACCAGAGTACCAGAAATAGCGCACTCAGAAATTCTAACCATAATCCTATTATACCATAAATCACCATGTAAAAACTTCAAGGCTTTTTATCTTTGTTATCTTCAGTTATTCTATAGATCAGAGTTTTCAAAGCTGCCTTCATATCACAGATTTATTGCCTTAAAGCCGCGAGTTTTGTGGTATTTAGCATTACTTTTGCAATGGTTTTGTGAACAAGCAAAAATGACCGGGATTTCCTACATAGATTCTACTTCAATAGCAGTATGCCATCGAAAAAGAATCTCAAGAAATAAGGTTTTCAAAGGATTAGCAGAGTTAGGAAAGAATACTTACGGCTGGTTTTTTGGTTTTAAATTACATGTAGTAATCAATGAAATAGGTGAAATTCAAGGTGTTACGCTAACCAGAGGTAACGTCGATGACAGAAAACCTGTACCAACTCTAACCAAAAAACTAACTGGACTTTTGTTTGGAGATAAGGGCTATATAAAGAAAGAGCTCTTTGAGAAACTATTCGATAGAGGTCTAAAACTCGTCACTAAAGTGAAAAAAGGTATGAAAAATGCACTGATTTCGCTGAAAGAGAAGATTTTACTAGGGAAAAGATCGATTGTTGAAACGGTTTTTGGCTGCCTAAAAAACAAATTTGAACTTGAGCACACTCGGCATAGATCCACAGTAAATTTCTTGGTACATATTTTTTCTACCCTCATTTCGGGAATGTTCAAAAAAGTGTGTCAAACCGAAAAAAAAGTAATAAATTGA
- the ispG gene encoding flavodoxin-dependent (E)-4-hydroxy-3-methylbut-2-enyl-diphosphate synthase, giving the protein MLDKDLILNDDAYELSPISRHKTHVVEVGKVKIGGNNPVVVQSMALGVHIDSDNIKSSAKHYAKEITELARAGSELVRIALNSEEVARAIPYIVEEINKEGFDGKILVGCGQYELDKLVQDYPDNIKMLGKIRMNPGNVGFGDKRDEKFERVIEYAITHDLPVRIGVNWGSLDKYLSQKLMDENSLFSDPKPSDVVLRKALVMSSLNSARKAEEIGLSADKIIISCKVSRVQDLISVYTALVKFSNYALHLGLTEAGMGNKGVINTTAGLTYLLQNGIGDTIRASLTQRPGESRTNEVIVCQEILQSIGLRHFNPQVNSCPGCGRTSSDRFRILTEEVNGYIKTHMPIWKKKNPGVEHMSIAVMGCIVNGPGESKHANLGISLPGYGEKPVSAVYKDGKYFKTLQGDNVSEEFKAIIDNYVKEHYT; this is encoded by the coding sequence ATGCTAGATAAAGATCTGATATTGAATGACGATGCATATGAATTATCGCCAATTTCCAGGCACAAAACTCATGTTGTAGAAGTTGGAAAAGTAAAGATAGGCGGAAATAATCCTGTAGTTGTACAATCTATGGCGCTTGGTGTGCATATAGATTCTGATAATATAAAAAGTAGCGCAAAACATTATGCAAAAGAAATAACAGAACTAGCGCGCGCAGGTTCAGAGTTAGTACGGATTGCTTTGAATTCAGAGGAAGTAGCAAGGGCAATACCTTATATAGTAGAAGAGATAAATAAAGAAGGTTTTGACGGTAAAATATTGGTAGGCTGCGGTCAATATGAGCTAGATAAATTAGTTCAAGATTATCCAGACAACATCAAAATGCTGGGTAAAATTAGGATGAATCCAGGCAATGTAGGCTTTGGCGACAAACGTGATGAAAAATTTGAAAGAGTTATAGAGTATGCAATAACACATGATCTTCCTGTCAGAATTGGAGTAAATTGGGGTAGTCTTGATAAGTACCTTTCACAAAAACTAATGGATGAAAACTCCTTGTTCAGTGATCCAAAACCTTCTGACGTTGTATTACGCAAGGCACTTGTAATGTCTTCTCTTAATAGCGCACGGAAAGCTGAAGAAATTGGCCTCAGTGCAGATAAAATAATCATTTCGTGTAAAGTCAGTAGAGTACAAGATTTAATTTCGGTCTACACAGCGCTTGTAAAATTTTCTAATTATGCTTTGCACTTGGGCTTAACTGAAGCTGGTATGGGCAATAAAGGCGTGATAAATACCACAGCAGGGCTTACTTATTTATTGCAAAATGGTATTGGAGACACAATACGTGCTTCTTTAACTCAACGCCCTGGTGAATCGCGTACTAATGAAGTGATAGTGTGTCAGGAAATATTGCAGTCTATAGGCTTGCGACACTTTAACCCTCAAGTTAATTCATGTCCTGGTTGTGGGCGCACAAGTAGCGATCGTTTTCGTATATTAACTGAAGAGGTGAATGGCTATATAAAAACTCATATGCCGATATGGAAGAAAAAGAATCCAGGTGTAGAGCATATGAGCATCGCTGTTATGGGATGCATAGTAAACGGTCCTGGAGAAAGCAAACACGCAAATTTGGGAATCAGCTTGCCTGGATATGGAGAAAAACCTGTTTCAGCAGTCTACAAAGACGGCAAGTATTTCAAAACTTTACAAGGTGATAATGTCTCTGAAGAATTTAAGGCAATTATTGATAATTATGTGAAGGAGCATTACACGTAA